In Aspergillus oryzae RIB40 DNA, chromosome 6, one genomic interval encodes:
- a CDS encoding uncharacterized protein (predicted protein): protein MTEKVRIKSIAETCRVAVVEAREQVDRPDDEDDLSDDDDDMDDVFSTDDYTAPGRWEMETARVYEKTIQLLGDELGKAGEFCDTNLAPGDACQAEPSEEKGTSRVWGFLAKGVEGLLRSAKKYSGI, encoded by the exons ATGACGGAGAAAGTCCGAATCAAAAGTATTGCCGAGACTTGCCGTGTAGCTGTTGTAGAGGCCAGAGAGCAAGTTGATCGTCctgacgatgaagatgacctcagtgatgacgacgatgatatggatgatGTCTTCAGTACGGATGATTACACAGCTCCTGGGAGGTGGGAGATGGAGACCGCAAGAGTTTACGAGAAGACGATTCAATTACTTGGAGATGAGCTGGGGAAAGCGGGAGAATTCTGTGACACGAACTTGGCTCCCGGAGATGCTTGCCAGGCTGAGCCGAGTGA AGAAAAGGGTACATCAAGGGTCTGGGGTTTCCTCGCCAAAGGCGTTGAAGGACTGCTTCGGAGCGCAAAGAAGTATTCCGGTATCTAA
- a CDS encoding uncharacterized protein (predicted protein), with translation MSFTTSHPDPGGFIQPSLSSPAPSTSTATPSILPRPRLHPLKAGSTKETTVINHVDKTILIVNRRHAKKFSSAFDDQAQQESERGYESFKEVAKDIEGLVDILWVTGTRMCICPTSLAAWSERSLVRNLADFTQHLFKYHI, from the coding sequence ATGTCTTTTACTACATCACATCCAGATCCAGGGGGGTTCATACAGCcgtctctttcctccccagcTCCCTCGACATCCACTGCTACTCCATCCATTCTTCCCAGACCAAGACTGCACCCCCTCAAGGCAGGttcaacaaaagaaaccactGTCATCAACCATGTTGACAAGACAATCTTGATCGTCAATCGCCGACATGCCAAGAAGTTCAGCAGTGCATTTGATGACCAAGCCCAGCAGGAGTCGGAAAGGGGATATGAGAGCTTCAAAGAAGTAGCCAAAGATATTGAGGGCTTGGTCGATATTCTTTGGGTTACTGGGACGCGTATGTGTATCTGCCCTACTTCACTCGCTGCGTGGAGCGAAAGAAGTCTAGTAAGAAACTTAGCTGACTTCACACAGCATCTCTTCAAATACCATATTTGA